In a single window of the Vicia villosa cultivar HV-30 ecotype Madison, WI unplaced genomic scaffold, Vvil1.0 ctg.000048F_1_1, whole genome shotgun sequence genome:
- the LOC131622985 gene encoding albumin-2-like, whose amino-acid sequence MTKSGYIDATFRSSRNNEAYFFINDKYVLLDYAPGTGNDKVVFGPTPVRNGFKSLANTVFGTYGIDCAFDTDNNEAFIFYENLCALIDYAPHSDKDKIISGPKKIADMFPFFKGTVFENGVNAAIRSTRGKEVYLFKGDKYARIDYETNRLVQNIKPIADGFPCFRGTIFEYGTDAAFASHKTNEAYFFKGENYARITFTPGATNDYIMGGVKKTLDYWPSLRGIIPQAN is encoded by the coding sequence ATGACAAAATCCGGTTACATTGATGCTACATTTCGTTCTTCTAGGAACAATGAAGCTTACTTTTTCATCAATGACAAGTATGTGCTACTGGATTATGCTCCAGGAACTGGTAATGATAAGGTTGTATTTGGCCCTACTCCTGTTCGTAACGGGTTCAAATCCCTTGCTAACACCGTATTCGGAACCTACGGAATTGATTGCGCCTTTGACACTGATAACAACGAGGCATTCATCTTTTACGAAAACCTTTGTGCTCTCATAGACTATGCTCCACACTCCGACAAAGACAAAATCATCTCAGGACCTAAGAAAATTGCAGACATGTTTCCTTTCTTTAAAGGAACCGTGTTTGAGAATGGAGTAAATGCTGCAATTAGGTCAACCAGAGGCAAAGAAGTTTACTTATTCAAAGGAGACAAGTATGCTCGTATAGACTATGAAACCAACCGTCTCGTTCAGAATATCAAACCTATTGCTGATGGATTTCCTTGTTTCCGTGGAACAATCTTTGAATATGGAACTGATGCGGCTTTTGCTTCTCACAAGACCAATGAAGCTTACTTTTTCAAAGGAGAGAATTATGCACGTATCACTTTTACTCCGGGCGCAACTAATGACTATATTATGGGTGGTGTGAAAAAAACTCTTGACTATTGGCCTTCTCTTCGTGGTATAATACCTCAAGCAAATTAA